Proteins encoded by one window of Channa argus isolate prfri chromosome 13, Channa argus male v1.0, whole genome shotgun sequence:
- the LOC137139707 gene encoding epithelial membrane protein 3-like produces MAYVLLFVTLLHLITLAMLFIATMEKSWWVWDGMENSDLWYNCRFDNFTGTWLCASSKETDWLQAVQVLMVLSVAFSSVSFLVFLGQLFTMSKGGLFYFTGLCQLFAGLMAFSAALIYTLHNKEILQDPRELTSGHFGYCFILAWVCVPILVGSGVIYIYLRKKE; encoded by the exons ATGGCGtatgtgcttttgtttgtgaCCCTGCTGCACCTCATCACACTGGCCATGCTCTTTATTGCAACCATGGAAAAG TCCTGGTGGGTGTGGGATGGCATGGAGAACTCAGACCTTTGGTACAACTGTAGGTTTGACAACTTCACAGGAACCTGGTTGTGCGCATCCTCAAAAGAAACTG ATTGGCTACAGGCAGTACAGGTTCTGATGGTTCTCTCTGTAGCAttttcctctgtctccttcttGGTGTTCCTGGGTCAACTGTTCACCATGTCTAAGGGTGGACTCTTCTATTTCACAGGGCTGTGTCAACTTTTTGCAG GCCTGATGGCCTTTTCGGCAGCTCTAATCTACACATTACACAATAAGGAAATCCTTCAGGACCCCAGAGAATTAACTTCAGGACACTTTGGCTACTGCTTCATTCTGGCCTGGGTGTGTGTCCCAATATTGGTGGGTAGTGGTGTCATTTACATCTACCTACGCAAGAAAGAGTGA